A window from Enterocloster bolteae encodes these proteins:
- a CDS encoding dihydrodipicolinate synthase family protein: MKLDKYRGIIPAFYACYDRAGEVSGDGVRALTRYFVDQGVKGVYVGGSSGECIYQSVEDRKKTLEAVMDEAAGHLTVIAHVACNNTRDSRILAAHAQSLGVDGIAAIPPIYFKLPEYSAAGYWNDISEAAPDTDFIIYNIPQLAGTALTMSLLRTMLLNGRVAGVKNSSMPVQDIQMFKAEAMKTREDFIVFNGPDEQLVSGLAMGADGGIGGTYGAMPELFLKIYDLVSENRMAEARAIQYDADEIIYKLCSGTCNMYAMIKEVLRVSRGIDIGGVRKPLTDLCDGDRAIAGEAAAMIEAAKEKYC; encoded by the coding sequence ATGAAGCTTGACAAATACAGGGGAATCATCCCGGCATTTTACGCCTGCTACGACAGGGCGGGAGAGGTAAGCGGGGACGGAGTGCGGGCCTTGACCAGGTACTTTGTGGACCAGGGAGTGAAGGGCGTCTATGTGGGCGGGTCTTCGGGAGAATGCATCTACCAGTCTGTGGAGGACAGGAAAAAGACGCTGGAGGCTGTGATGGACGAGGCCGCGGGCCATCTCACGGTCATAGCCCATGTTGCCTGCAATAACACAAGGGACAGCCGTATTCTGGCAGCCCATGCCCAGTCCCTGGGTGTGGACGGGATTGCAGCCATACCGCCCATTTATTTTAAGCTTCCGGAATATTCGGCTGCCGGGTACTGGAATGATATATCAGAGGCAGCGCCTGATACGGATTTTATTATCTATAACATACCCCAGCTGGCCGGTACGGCCCTGACCATGAGTCTTTTAAGGACAATGCTCTTAAACGGACGTGTGGCAGGCGTGAAGAACTCATCCATGCCGGTCCAGGACATCCAGATGTTTAAGGCCGAGGCCATGAAGACACGGGAGGATTTTATCGTGTTCAATGGACCCGACGAACAGCTGGTGTCCGGTCTGGCCATGGGGGCGGATGGAGGAATCGGCGGCACCTACGGAGCCATGCCCGAACTGTTTTTAAAGATATATGATCTGGTATCAGAAAACAGGATGGCAGAGGCCAGGGCTATCCAGTATGATGCGGATGAAATTATATATAAGCTCTGCTCAGGAACCTGCAATATGTATGCCATGATAAAGGAAGTGCTGCGGGTCAGCAGGGGAATTGATATAGGAGGCGTGCGAAAACCGCTGACAGACTTATGCGATGGCGACCGGGCCATTGCCGGGGAGGCAGCCGCCATGATAGAAGCCGCAAAGGAGAAATACTGCTGA
- a CDS encoding carbohydrate ABC transporter permease, whose translation MGKKSYTRWLFVLPAIVIVIALFIYPICSSIVYSFTNKNLIKPAYKFIGFKNYAEVLRDSGFWLSFFNSLKWTVLSLVGQIAVGFTAALALKRIKVCKGVYKTLLIIPWAFPSIVIAFSWKWILNGVYGFLPNILVKLGICEAAPQFLTSGTLAFVSLVLINIWFGAPMIMVNVLSALETVPKDQYEAAQIDGARPWQSFYYVTVPHIKMVVGLLVVLRTVWIFNNFDLIYLITGGGPAGTTQTIPLYAYNMGWSTKLIGRSSAVTVLLFIFLMIICGIYFAVINKWEKEDSK comes from the coding sequence TTGGGGAAGAAAAGTTATACAAGGTGGTTGTTTGTACTTCCTGCAATCGTCATTGTAATTGCATTATTCATATATCCCATCTGTTCCAGCATCGTATACAGCTTTACAAACAAAAACCTGATTAAGCCGGCCTATAAATTCATTGGCTTTAAGAATTATGCAGAGGTGTTAAGGGACAGCGGCTTCTGGCTTTCATTTTTCAATTCCCTGAAATGGACGGTCCTGTCCTTGGTGGGACAGATAGCAGTGGGTTTTACCGCTGCCCTGGCCCTGAAGCGGATTAAGGTGTGTAAGGGCGTTTACAAGACCCTTCTCATCATTCCCTGGGCATTTCCCTCCATCGTCATTGCATTTTCCTGGAAATGGATTCTCAACGGAGTGTACGGCTTCCTGCCGAATATCCTGGTGAAGCTGGGAATCTGTGAGGCCGCGCCCCAGTTTCTGACCAGCGGTACGCTGGCTTTTGTAAGCCTGGTGCTGATTAATATATGGTTCGGAGCGCCCATGATTATGGTAAATGTGCTCTCGGCTCTGGAAACAGTTCCCAAGGACCAGTACGAGGCCGCCCAGATAGACGGGGCCAGGCCGTGGCAGTCCTTCTACTATGTCACAGTGCCCCATATCAAGATGGTGGTGGGACTGCTGGTGGTTCTAAGGACCGTGTGGATTTTTAACAACTTTGACCTGATTTACCTGATTACGGGCGGCGGACCGGCGGGCACCACCCAGACCATACCGCTCTACGCCTACAATATGGGATGGAGCACCAAGCTGATCGGACGTTCATCGGCAGTGACCGTGCTGCTGTTTATATTCCTGATGATTATATGCGGCATCTACTTCGCGGTCATCAATAAGTGGGAAAAGGAGGACAGTAAATGA
- a CDS encoding leucine-rich repeat domain-containing protein, whose amino-acid sequence MKMVEIKCPSCGGKLKVEDSQTKLITCEYCGSQFLLDDEKVQHITNYNIYQTTPSGKDQGNGAKIALGAGLACAGVLLAAFILSSGSGSSSGPRTAPPSIPAYTRPAGYLGKEGEAGEEVREEETAPKADSPLFHAMTWEMFQKEPSEISPEDLAGVRYLKVETSLETDRVWYSFDDPYSEKEPVVQTASFGAMDWEPQDAAAFTGLVKLDLGSGLSRVRTLKGLKELKGITAGNVEISGIKDMLDDPAQITELQLKGITSMEGIASFENLERLTVRDYPDTNLKQLVPLKSLNYLSLEDTVDSDSIISTDKDKIRVKDYSAISVMCGLKSLYLNSDIIKDIGFIKGLPALEDLTLEDTAVISLASLSEVPALRSLTLLGNNKVQDFGPVGTAPGLTSLSIDKMTSQPDPDLSSLSGLERLEIKGFMSISSIRGLSSLKELSIHNCNVDQADALSSLTGVERLTFYSVWNSQGNLRNLDFLKGMTGLKYADFTGNLDGTGWSGYNYLVEVYGDVSSIFNHQGLEELYLDNGKFEINFDKIKENPSLRVLGLRNMELHKNYYVESYGGMTSVWYDDVKLGEHMDILSRFPNLEELYLDSNELADLNFAAGLKNLKRLSLKDNYITDLAPLKQAEFLEYLDIRDNPVGEVGDVGNGVEILQ is encoded by the coding sequence ATGAAAATGGTAGAGATAAAATGCCCTTCCTGCGGGGGTAAGCTTAAGGTGGAGGATTCACAGACAAAGCTTATAACATGCGAATACTGCGGGAGCCAGTTCCTGCTGGACGATGAGAAAGTCCAGCATATTACAAATTACAATATATACCAGACAACCCCTTCCGGCAAAGACCAGGGAAACGGGGCCAAAATAGCCCTTGGTGCTGGCTTGGCCTGCGCGGGCGTTCTGCTGGCTGCTTTTATCCTGTCCTCTGGTTCCGGTTCTTCCTCCGGGCCGCGGACCGCTCCGCCGTCAATTCCCGCCTACACCCGCCCGGCCGGATACTTGGGGAAGGAAGGGGAAGCAGGGGAGGAAGTCCGGGAGGAGGAAACGGCTCCAAAGGCAGATTCGCCCCTGTTTCATGCCATGACATGGGAGATGTTCCAAAAGGAACCGTCGGAAATCAGCCCGGAGGACCTGGCCGGAGTCAGGTATCTTAAAGTGGAGACATCCCTGGAAACAGACCGGGTATGGTACAGCTTCGACGACCCTTACAGCGAAAAGGAGCCGGTGGTGCAGACGGCCTCCTTTGGGGCCATGGACTGGGAGCCCCAGGACGCGGCGGCTTTTACAGGACTGGTGAAACTGGATTTGGGGTCAGGGCTGTCCAGGGTCCGCACTTTAAAGGGGCTTAAGGAACTTAAGGGCATCACAGCGGGAAATGTGGAAATTTCCGGCATAAAGGATATGCTGGACGACCCGGCACAGATTACAGAGCTGCAGCTTAAGGGAATTACCTCTATGGAGGGAATCGCATCCTTTGAGAATCTGGAACGCCTGACTGTCCGGGATTATCCCGACACCAACTTAAAGCAGCTGGTGCCATTAAAGAGTCTTAATTACCTGTCGCTGGAAGACACGGTGGACTCTGATTCCATTATCAGCACGGACAAGGATAAGATAAGGGTGAAGGATTACTCTGCCATCTCGGTGATGTGCGGTCTTAAATCCCTGTACCTGAATTCGGATATCATTAAGGACATCGGCTTTATCAAGGGACTTCCTGCATTGGAGGACCTTACGTTAGAGGATACTGCTGTCATCAGCCTGGCTTCCCTGTCAGAGGTGCCCGCTCTGCGCTCCCTGACGCTATTGGGAAATAACAAGGTGCAGGATTTCGGACCGGTGGGAACAGCCCCAGGGCTGACGTCCTTAAGCATTGATAAGATGACGTCCCAGCCGGACCCGGACCTGTCATCCCTCTCCGGCCTGGAAAGGTTGGAAATCAAGGGCTTTATGTCCATTTCCTCTATCAGGGGGCTTAGCAGTCTGAAGGAGCTTTCCATACACAACTGCAATGTGGACCAGGCGGACGCCCTCTCATCCCTGACCGGGGTGGAACGGCTTACATTTTACTCTGTATGGAATTCCCAGGGGAATTTGAGAAACCTGGACTTCCTCAAAGGCATGACAGGACTTAAATATGCTGACTTCACCGGTAATCTGGACGGAACGGGCTGGAGTGGCTATAACTACCTGGTGGAGGTGTATGGGGATGTGAGTTCCATTTTTAACCACCAGGGCCTGGAGGAATTGTATCTGGATAACGGTAAATTTGAGATAAACTTTGACAAGATAAAGGAAAATCCCAGCCTGCGGGTGCTGGGCCTCAGAAATATGGAGCTTCACAAGAATTATTATGTAGAATCCTACGGCGGAATGACCAGTGTGTGGTATGATGATGTGAAGTTGGGGGAACATATGGATATCCTGTCCCGCTTCCCTAATCTGGAGGAGCTGTACCTGGACAGCAACGAGCTGGCGGATCTGAATTTTGCCGCAGGTCTTAAGAACCTTAAAAGACTCAGCCTTAAGGACAATTATATAACGGACCTGGCCCCTCTGAAACAGGCGGAATTTCTGGAGTATCTGGACATCCGCGACAACCCTGTGGGTGAAGTGGGGGACGTAGGTAACGGTGTGGAAATCCTTCAGTAG
- a CDS encoding YhcH/YjgK/YiaL family protein yields MIYDLLANIGNYRGMNRNLDKAIDYLMTVDINTLPLGKTEIDGDRVFLQVMEARTHELTDESYEVHRDYMDIQIDIDGCEVIETALNGVTPIGEYRPDFQKAAACAGAGGRCVMGPGRFILCMAGEAHGPGGCLEQPEDIKKCVVKVAVADERP; encoded by the coding sequence ATGATATACGATTTGCTGGCTAATATAGGAAATTACAGGGGCATGAACAGGAATCTGGATAAGGCCATTGATTATCTGATGACTGTGGATATAAACACCCTTCCTTTGGGAAAGACGGAGATTGACGGGGACAGGGTATTTCTGCAGGTGATGGAGGCCAGGACCCATGAGCTGACGGATGAGAGTTATGAAGTGCACAGAGATTATATGGATATCCAGATAGATATAGACGGTTGCGAGGTCATAGAGACGGCCCTTAACGGTGTGACTCCCATTGGGGAATACCGGCCGGATTTTCAGAAGGCGGCAGCCTGTGCTGGAGCAGGGGGACGCTGCGTTATGGGGCCCGGCAGGTTTATTCTGTGCATGGCAGGGGAGGCTCATGGGCCGGGCGGATGCCTGGAACAGCCTGAAGATATCAAAAAATGTGTGGTTAAGGTGGCTGTGGCTGATGAGAGGCCGTGA
- a CDS encoding carbohydrate ABC transporter permease: MKKFKAGNVISHIYLIILTLISIFPLVWIIISSLKGKGELTGNPTAFWPETWTFDYYAHVINDLKFFVNIRNSVIISLVTTLIAITVAALAAYGIVRFFKRLGSAMSKVLVTTYIFPPILLAIPYSVVMGKLGLINTRIGLVIVYLSFSVPYAVWLLTGFFRTVPLEIEEAARIDGANKMQTFVQVVLPLVAPGVVATAIYTFINTWNEFLYALILMNNTSKMTVAVALRSLDGAEILDWGDMMAASALVVLPSVIFFCLIQNKIAGGMSEGAVKS; encoded by the coding sequence ATGAAAAAGTTTAAAGCAGGAAACGTTATCAGCCATATATACCTGATTATTCTGACCCTTATCTCCATTTTCCCGCTGGTATGGATTATCATATCCTCCCTGAAGGGCAAGGGTGAACTGACGGGAAATCCCACGGCCTTCTGGCCTGAGACATGGACCTTTGACTATTACGCCCATGTTATCAACGACCTTAAGTTTTTTGTCAATATAAGAAACAGCGTTATCATCTCCCTGGTGACAACCCTGATTGCCATTACGGTGGCTGCGCTGGCAGCCTATGGAATCGTCAGGTTCTTTAAGCGGCTGGGATCAGCCATGTCCAAGGTGCTGGTGACCACTTACATATTCCCGCCCATCCTTCTGGCCATTCCCTACTCTGTGGTCATGGGAAAGCTGGGACTGATTAACACAAGGATTGGCCTGGTTATCGTGTACCTGTCCTTCTCCGTGCCCTATGCGGTGTGGCTTCTGACCGGATTCTTCAGGACCGTACCCCTGGAAATCGAGGAGGCGGCCAGAATCGACGGGGCCAATAAAATGCAGACCTTTGTCCAGGTGGTGCTTCCCCTGGTGGCGCCCGGTGTGGTGGCCACGGCCATCTATACCTTCATCAACACCTGGAATGAGTTTCTGTATGCGTTGATTTTGATGAATAATACCAGCAAGATGACTGTTGCGGTGGCCCTGCGCTCCCTGGACGGAGCTGAGATACTGGACTGGGGAGACATGATGGCAGCATCTGCTCTGGTGGTGCTTCCCTCTGTCATTTTCTTCTGCCTCATACAGAACAAGATTGCAGGCGGCATGTCGGAGGGCGCTGTGAAGTCCTGA
- the rfbA gene encoding glucose-1-phosphate thymidylyltransferase RfbA, translating into MKGIILAGGSGTRLYPLTKVTSKQLLPIYDKPMIYYPLSVLMNAGIRDILIISTPDDTPRFEALLGDGHQFGIELSYAVQPSPDGLAQAFIIGEEFIGSDSVAMVLGDNIFHGQGLAKRLRAAANKEKGATVFGYYVDDPERFGIVEFDGDGKAISIEEKPEKPKSNYCVTGLYFYDNRVVEYAKNLKPSARGELEITDLNRIYLEKGELDVILLGQGFTWLDTGTHESLVEATNFVKTVETHQHRKIACLEEIAYLRGWITREQVMETYEILKKNQYGKYLKDVLDGKYVDKIHPQDF; encoded by the coding sequence ATGAAAGGGATTATACTGGCCGGAGGAAGCGGGACGCGGCTCTATCCGCTCACCAAGGTGACTTCCAAACAGCTGCTTCCGATTTACGACAAACCAATGATATACTATCCGCTGTCTGTCCTTATGAATGCGGGAATCAGGGATATCCTGATTATCTCCACTCCGGACGACACGCCAAGGTTTGAAGCTCTTTTGGGCGACGGCCACCAGTTCGGCATTGAGCTGAGCTATGCGGTACAGCCAAGCCCGGACGGACTGGCCCAGGCTTTTATCATCGGTGAGGAATTTATTGGAAGCGATTCCGTGGCAATGGTCCTGGGTGATAATATTTTCCACGGACAGGGGCTTGCCAAGCGCCTGCGCGCCGCAGCGAACAAGGAAAAGGGAGCCACGGTGTTCGGCTACTATGTGGACGATCCGGAACGCTTCGGTATTGTGGAGTTTGACGGGGACGGCAAGGCTATTTCCATTGAGGAAAAGCCGGAGAAGCCCAAGTCCAACTACTGTGTCACCGGTCTTTATTTCTACGACAACCGGGTGGTGGAGTATGCGAAGAACTTAAAGCCATCAGCCAGGGGCGAGCTGGAGATCACGGACTTAAACCGCATTTACCTGGAGAAGGGCGAGCTGGATGTGATTCTTCTTGGACAGGGCTTTACATGGCTGGATACAGGGACCCATGAGTCTCTGGTGGAGGCCACCAACTTCGTGAAGACTGTGGAGACACATCAGCACCGCAAGATTGCCTGCCTGGAGGAGATTGCCTACCTCAGGGGCTGGATTACCAGGGAACAGGTTATGGAGACCTATGAGATTCTTAAAAAGAACCAGTACGGCAAGTATTTAAAGGACGTTCTGGACGGAAAGTATGTGGATAAGATACACCCACAGGATTTTTAA
- a CDS encoding Gfo/Idh/MocA family protein, giving the protein MKTIGYAVVGTGYFGAELARIMKEQEGARVVAVYDPENAGTVAAELGCDTETDLDRLYSREDVDAVIVASPNYLHKEPVIKAAEHGVHVFCEKPIALSYQDCVEMVEACVAHNVTFMAGHVMNFFKGVRTAKKMINDGVIGKVLYCHSARNGWEDIQPSVSWKKIRAKSGGHLYHHIHELDCIQFLMGGCPEEVTMAGGNVAHCGEQFGDEDDMLFITMEYGDNRYAVLEYGSAFHWPEHYVLIQGTEGAIRLDMFNCGGTLKKGDKEEPFLMHKTQEEDDDRTRIYHGTEMDGAIMYGKPGKKPPMWLHSIMYDEMEYFNNIMHGAQPDEEFKALLTGEAARNAIATADACTRSRFENRKVKLSEITGVK; this is encoded by the coding sequence ATGAAGACAATCGGATATGCAGTGGTTGGAACGGGATATTTTGGGGCGGAGCTGGCCCGCATCATGAAGGAGCAGGAGGGGGCCAGGGTAGTGGCTGTCTATGACCCGGAGAATGCAGGTACAGTGGCGGCGGAGCTGGGCTGTGACACGGAGACGGACCTGGACCGGCTATACAGCCGTGAAGACGTGGACGCGGTAATCGTGGCATCCCCCAATTACCTTCACAAGGAACCGGTCATCAAGGCGGCGGAGCACGGGGTACACGTATTCTGTGAGAAACCCATTGCCCTGTCCTATCAGGACTGCGTGGAGATGGTGGAGGCATGCGTTGCCCACAATGTCACCTTCATGGCAGGCCATGTAATGAACTTTTTTAAGGGCGTGCGCACAGCCAAGAAGATGATTAATGACGGAGTCATAGGAAAGGTGCTGTACTGCCACTCGGCCAGGAACGGCTGGGAGGATATACAGCCCTCAGTCAGCTGGAAGAAAATAAGGGCAAAATCAGGAGGCCACCTCTACCATCACATCCATGAGCTGGACTGTATCCAGTTCCTTATGGGCGGCTGCCCCGAGGAAGTGACCATGGCGGGCGGCAATGTGGCCCACTGCGGAGAGCAGTTTGGGGATGAGGACGATATGCTGTTCATCACCATGGAATACGGGGATAACAGATACGCTGTGCTGGAGTACGGATCCGCCTTCCACTGGCCGGAACATTATGTGCTGATTCAGGGAACAGAGGGCGCCATCCGCCTGGATATGTTCAACTGCGGAGGAACCCTTAAGAAGGGGGATAAGGAAGAACCTTTCCTTATGCACAAAACCCAGGAGGAGGATGATGACCGCACCAGAATCTATCACGGCACGGAGATGGACGGCGCCATCATGTACGGCAAACCCGGGAAAAAGCCTCCTATGTGGCTTCACAGCATCATGTATGATGAGATGGAGTACTTTAACAATATCATGCATGGCGCCCAGCCGGACGAGGAGTTTAAGGCCCTGCTTACAGGGGAGGCTGCCAGGAACGCCATTGCCACGGCAGACGCCTGCACCAGGTCCCGGTTTGAGAACAGGAAGGTAAAACTTTCTGAGATAACGGGGGTGAAATAA
- a CDS encoding N-acetylmannosamine-6-phosphate 2-epimerase produces MDKTELFNRIKGKLIISCQALPGEPLYDPERTLMPYMARAAREAGSPMIRANTVRDVVGIKRETGLPVIGLIKQVYEGYDGYITPTMREVDALAEAGADIIAVDCTDRKRGDGLSPWEYIGTIKERYPDQILMADISDYQEGIQAWKSGIDLVSTTMSGYTDYTPRLEGPDFELVRRLSEELPIPVIGEGRVHTPEEAVKMLDMGAWAVIVGGAITRPLEIAGRFMKAVNGRTA; encoded by the coding sequence ATGGACAAAACAGAACTATTTAACCGTATCAAAGGAAAGCTCATCATCTCCTGCCAGGCCCTGCCCGGGGAACCTCTCTATGACCCGGAGCGTACCCTGATGCCTTATATGGCCAGGGCGGCCAGAGAGGCCGGAAGCCCCATGATACGCGCCAACACGGTGCGGGATGTGGTGGGAATCAAGAGGGAGACAGGGCTTCCTGTCATCGGTCTGATCAAGCAGGTGTATGAGGGATATGACGGATATATCACTCCCACTATGCGGGAGGTGGACGCCCTGGCGGAGGCAGGGGCCGACATCATTGCCGTTGACTGCACAGACAGGAAGCGTGGGGATGGGCTGAGCCCATGGGAATACATTGGGACCATCAAAGAAAGATATCCGGATCAGATTCTGATGGCCGATATCTCCGATTATCAGGAGGGGATTCAGGCGTGGAAAAGCGGAATTGACCTGGTGAGCACCACCATGAGCGGATATACGGATTACACCCCCAGGCTGGAAGGACCGGATTTTGAGCTGGTCAGGCGGCTTTCGGAAGAACTTCCCATTCCTGTTATCGGGGAAGGCCGTGTCCACACGCCGGAGGAGGCTGTGAAAATGCTGGATATGGGAGCATGGGCAGTCATTGTGGGCGGGGCCATCACCCGGCCGCTGGAGATTGCAGGGCGGTTCATGAAGGCGGTCAACGGCAGAACGGCATAA
- the rfbB gene encoding dTDP-glucose 4,6-dehydratase, protein MKIIVTGGAGFIGSNFVHHMVNKYPDYEIINLDLLTYAGNLENLKPVEDKPNYKFVKGDIADRKFIFELFEKEKPDVVVNFAAESHVDRSITDPEAFVRTNVMGTTTLLDACRTYGIKRYHQVSTDEVYGDLPLDRPDLFFTEETPLHTSSPYSSSKASADLFVLAYHRTYGLPVTVSRCSNNYGPYHFPEKLIPLIISRALADEELPVYGTGENVRDWLHVADHCQAIDLVIHKGREGEVYNIGGHNERTNLEVVKTILKALDKPESLIKFVTDRPGHDMRYAIDPTKIETELGWKPTYNFDTGIEQTIRWYLDNQDWWKNILSGEYSNYFDKMYGSRL, encoded by the coding sequence ATGAAAATTATTGTAACCGGCGGAGCCGGCTTTATCGGCAGCAACTTTGTACACCACATGGTAAATAAATACCCGGATTATGAAATCATCAACCTGGACCTGCTGACCTATGCGGGCAACCTGGAAAACTTAAAGCCGGTAGAGGACAAGCCTAACTACAAATTTGTAAAGGGCGACATTGCCGACCGGAAATTTATATTTGAACTGTTTGAGAAGGAAAAGCCGGACGTGGTGGTAAACTTTGCGGCCGAGAGCCATGTGGACCGCTCCATTACAGACCCGGAGGCCTTTGTCAGGACCAACGTCATGGGAACCACAACCCTTCTGGACGCCTGCCGCACCTACGGCATCAAGCGCTACCATCAGGTTTCCACTGATGAGGTGTACGGCGACCTGCCTCTTGACAGACCGGACCTTTTCTTTACAGAGGAAACGCCTCTGCACACTTCCAGCCCTTATTCCTCATCCAAGGCAAGCGCCGATTTGTTCGTGCTGGCGTACCACAGGACCTACGGCCTGCCGGTGACCGTGTCCAGGTGTTCCAACAACTACGGCCCTTATCATTTCCCGGAGAAGCTGATTCCCCTTATTATCAGCCGCGCCCTGGCAGATGAGGAGCTTCCTGTATACGGCACAGGGGAGAACGTGCGCGACTGGCTGCATGTGGCGGATCACTGCCAGGCCATTGACCTGGTTATCCACAAGGGACGCGAGGGGGAAGTCTATAACATCGGCGGGCATAATGAGCGCACCAACCTGGAAGTGGTAAAGACCATTCTGAAGGCACTTGATAAGCCTGAGAGCCTGATTAAGTTCGTGACAGACCGTCCCGGCCATGACATGCGCTATGCCATTGACCCGACCAAGATAGAAACAGAGCTGGGATGGAAGCCAACGTATAATTTTGATACAGGAATTGAGCAGACCATCCGGTGGTACCTGGACAACCAGGACTGGTGGAAGAATATACTGAGCGGCGAGTACAGCAATTATTTCGATAAGATGTACGGCAGCCGCCTGTAG
- a CDS encoding Gfo/Idh/MocA family protein, which produces MEAITGTIGYGVVGSGYFGAELARIMNTKPGAQIRAVYDPENGGPVAAELGCDAEDSLESLVSRKDIQAVIVATPNYLHKEPVLAAAEHGLHVFCEKPIALSFEDCREMVDACRENHVVFMAGHVMNFFRGVRKAKELIGQGVIGDILYCHGARNAWEGTGASETWKKTRSKSGGHLYHHIHELDCVQFLMGGCPETVTMAGGNAAHRDDRFGDEDDMLFITMEYPDRRYAVLEYGSAFRWQEHYLLIQGTRGAIKIDMCSCGMTLKTGEKEEHFLVHRTKEEDDDRTRIYRETERDNGNQFGRPGRKPFLWLQGIMDEEMEFLNNVLHGAPVTDEFLPLLTGEAARNSIATADACTLSLKEDRKVKLSEIMK; this is translated from the coding sequence ATGGAAGCTATAACGGGAACCATTGGATACGGCGTGGTGGGCTCCGGCTATTTCGGGGCGGAGCTGGCACGCATCATGAATACAAAACCAGGGGCCCAGATACGGGCTGTCTATGACCCTGAAAACGGAGGTCCGGTGGCGGCAGAGCTGGGATGCGATGCAGAGGACAGCCTGGAATCATTGGTATCCAGAAAGGATATACAGGCGGTGATTGTGGCCACACCCAATTATCTGCACAAGGAGCCGGTGCTGGCCGCGGCGGAGCATGGACTTCATGTGTTCTGCGAAAAGCCCATCGCCTTAAGCTTTGAGGACTGCAGGGAGATGGTGGATGCATGCCGGGAAAACCATGTGGTATTCATGGCAGGTCATGTGATGAATTTCTTCCGTGGCGTGAGAAAGGCAAAGGAACTCATCGGACAGGGCGTTATCGGGGACATTCTCTACTGCCACGGGGCACGCAACGCATGGGAGGGAACCGGTGCATCAGAAACCTGGAAAAAGACACGATCCAAATCAGGAGGGCACCTGTACCACCATATCCATGAGCTGGACTGCGTCCAGTTCCTTATGGGGGGCTGTCCTGAAACAGTGACCATGGCAGGAGGCAATGCTGCCCACAGGGACGACCGGTTCGGGGATGAGGACGATATGCTGTTTATCACCATGGAATATCCGGACAGGCGCTATGCGGTCCTGGAATATGGTTCCGCTTTCCGGTGGCAGGAGCACTATCTGCTGATACAGGGAACCAGAGGAGCCATAAAGATTGATATGTGCAGCTGCGGCATGACCCTTAAGACAGGGGAAAAGGAAGAACATTTCCTGGTGCACCGCACAAAAGAGGAGGACGATGACAGGACCCGGATTTACAGGGAGACGGAGCGGGACAACGGCAACCAGTTCGGAAGGCCGGGAAGAAAGCCCTTTCTGTGGCTTCAGGGCATCATGGACGAAGAGATGGAGTTTCTGAACAATGTGCTTCACGGCGCCCCGGTTACAGACGAGTTCCTTCCCCTTCTCACCGGTGAGGCTGCCAGGAATTCCATTGCTACGGCAGACGCCTGCACCCTGTCTCTTAAGGAAGACAGGAAGGTAAAACTCAGCGAAATCATGAAGTGA